gtggagaggcgtcctgatactctccccttgaaagaggtcaagtcatacgACAAAGCTTTGGTCCGCCAGTGTGTTGTCCGCATCAGGAGAAGATCCCGTCATTGTGGTCGCCCCAATCAGCTCCGTGGCGGCAGAACCTGAGTGTGACCTCCCGTTACCTGCCAGATGACAACTTGGGAAGGAGGAGGCCCAGTGGTCAGCGCTCGGGCATcgtactacccacatgctgtccagatcttcatCATGCCTTACCTCAGCGagttcggtcaagaggagcaccggggggggggggagtggggcaggcaagtcatatatcacggccaTTCACTTAATATTCGCCTGCGTCACCAGCGGCAGGGTCGTCGGCCAGGCCCCCTTAAGAGACCCTGCCGGCGCTGCAGGCAAcacataagaagagaaaaaagattaaaaaaagacgcCCAGCTCCCCGGTGGAGTTTCTGcctaaggcggggttcccactactccgttttcacggatccgtcgaccgtcagtgacgtcatcaacggagcccgggccccgcgcggagcccgtccagagatgaactcaagttaacttttgggtccgtcacggcggtggtggtgccaggCCAGTTACGTTGaatatcctacatatcatgaaaatatgatgTAGAAGAACTTAGCTACAAACTAACATAcacaagaagtcgttgtggttaatgctgtccatgtGTTTGTCAACAAGTGATGACGATGGACTGGCGGAGTGGATCATCCCTGGCGGGCGgccgctgtttcgctgacgtcacTAACGTCGACAGATCCGTCaagacggaatagtgggaaccccgcctaagTCTGCCAGGCTCGCTTTCCTGACTCGGCTGCCGCGTAACGAGGTAATTATGCCGGTAATTAGCTAGTTAAGACGAGGCCACTTGTTACTTTTTCTGTTGTGTTTATTACGCGTTAATTTTCCCCGAGTCGTGTTGCTTTCCTGTATTACTTTACCGTGTTATATTTTTCCTCGAGTCGTTGCCGGCAGCCTGGGGTAGGAGAGGCCGCCCTGCCTGGACCAACACAGCCtcgggaaaagttggaaagtttggtttagtcggcgcaacatctgtggtcatatgccggagagagacagaaggggaaggaattataggagaagggaacagttggaaagtttggtttagtcggcgcaacatctgtggtcatatgccggagagagacagaaggggaaggaattataggagaagggaacagttggaaagtttcgtttagtcggcgcaacatctgtggtcatatgccggagagagacagaagaggaaggaattataggagaagggaacagttggaaagtttcgtttagtcggcgcaacatctgtggtcatatgccggagagagacagaagaggaaggaattataggagaagggaacagttggaaagtttggtttagtgggcgcaacatctgtggtcatatgccggagagagacagaaggggaaggaattataggagaagggaacagttggaaagtttggtttagtgggcgcaacatctgtggtcatatgctggagagagacagaattgGGGACGGTATTATATGAGAATGGAACAGTTGGAAAGTgtggtttagttggcgcaacatctgtggtcatatgcggagagagacagaagggaaggaattataggagatgggaacagttggaaagtttcgtttagttggtgcaacatctgtggtcatatgctggagagagacagaagggaacagttggaaagtttggtttagtgggcgcaacatctgtggtcatatgccggagagagacagaaggggaaggaattataggagaagggaacagttggaaagtttggtttagtgggcgcaacatctgtggtcatatgctggagagagacagaaggggaaggaattataggagaagggaacagttggaaagtttggtttagtcggcgcaacatctgtggtcatatgccggagagggacagaaggggaaggaattataggagaagggaacagttggaaagtttggtttagtcggcgcaacatctgtggtcatatgccggagagagacagaaggggaaggaattataggagaagggaacagaccccaggagacgggacacaacccccgattaatacctggtacactgctgggtggacaggggcgtagggtatcggaaaagccgcccatatttttccactccgcccgggaatcgaacccaggctctctcggttgtgagcggagtgtgctaaccactgcaccacgaagcccccccacACGGCCTCGGGACCACCAGGGAGGCTGTAACAGTGCCGACAACCCCCAAACGCCTTCCCGGGCAAGACTTatacccccctcaccccacccacccTCCGTGACCCCTTGCTTCATGAAGGTCGTTGCGACATATTAacgcaccaccaccatctccaccaccaacacaccctcaccacgtcacttctcttccactcctttccttatccactatcctcttcttccacctcctctttaataagtaggaaggagaagcttgtcattgGAGTGCTTTACAggccgcccaaccttaccaggaacagtagccaaccccttttacaggaatgttcttatgttcttatgttctcacctctacctctacctctaacTTCCCCTTACCTAACCATTTCTCCTCCcagctccccccccaccccccatcccccagCCCAGCCCTGCCACACAGAcgccatggtccagactaagtggcTTGTCCTTAACCctttgaccgcggatttcctacaagaagacctcaccaagctacagaaatggaacaaaaagtggctgctacaattcaatgaggaaaaatgtaaagtcctgcatcatgggagaggatatccagcataccaataccacatgggaaacactccactatccaccacagaggcagagaaagacctgggagtgtatgttaccaggctaccagtgaagggatatccagcataccaataccacatgggaaacactccactatccaccacagaggcagagaagacctgggagtgtatgttaccaggctaccagtgaagggatatccagcacaccaataccacatgggaaacactccactatccaccacagaggcagagaaagacctgggagtgtatgttaccaggctaccagtgaagggatatccagcacaccaataccacatgggaaacactccactatccaccacagaggcagagaaagacctgggagtgtatgttaccaggctaccagtgaagggatatccagcacaccaataccacatgggaaacactccactatccaccacagaggcagagaaagacctgggagtgtatgttaccaggctaccagtgaagggatatccagcacaccaataccacatgggaaacactccactatccaccacagaggcagagaaggacctgggagtgtatgttaccaggctaccagtgaagggatatccagcacaccaataccacatgggaaacactccactatccaccacagaggcagagaaggacctgggagtgtatgttaccaggctaccagtgaaagccaaatccgtgccaatcgcagaaGACgggttaaacctaagtgattctacattaatcagatagctccaaaacgttgcatttcaactctataGTTAAAAGTTGAAttaagtgacggtcgagcttgtttttaaaggagtcaatcgtgttacactgaaggaaggcagggagcttattccattctcgcactacaacgttggtgaagaaaaatttggtgcagtctgaatttacttgtctacatttgaggtttacgccattgttcctcgtacgcaaagtgtcatcgatcataaacaatgttgatctgtctacattcgtgaagccattaagtattttaaaacaagggagagagagagagagagagagagagagagagagagagagagagagagagagagagagagagagagagagattgggttaACTACAAGATGCTGGACATATACAAGACGCCGAGTACGACATTCTCCAGTATAATTTGTCGATATTcattaaatcaaataaataattGTCCAAATAcattaagaagaaagagatataggatcgtatttcaaaacatttcgtctcccaagttcacatatttgacatggctttcgtaggagctgtaggcctttccaggggtagttttatgaccctggtggtagtttgacccttcctctgtgccatgaacctaagaaacacatatttgacatggctttcgtaggagctgtaggcttttccaggggtagttttatgaccctggtggtagtttgacccttcctctgtaccatgaacctaagaaacacatatttgacatggctttcgtaggagctgtaggcctttccaggggtagttttatgaccctggtggtagtttgacccttcctctgtgccatgaaccttaaaaaacactcattaaaacagattgatcccctttttgacctctagaaatagttgatgtgagaagcggaggTGTCTTAAAATCCGCCCCATAACCTCCGTGATATCCGCGGGGcactacactggtggcagcggtgggatagccCTCTGGCGTGAGAAAATTAACGGCCACTGCGGAActcacttaacacttaacactttaTAAAAAACTTACACTACACTGGTAACATGGCCTCTGAGTCACCCGGTATCAGCAGAGGAATGAAGGATAAGACAcgggcagagaggaaggaggggagggatggagggttgGAGGAGGGAGCTAACTACAGGATGCCGGACATATACAACATTCTGGTGACATTTTTGGCAGGCCTCTGCGTCACCCGGTATCAACAGAGGAAGTGAGGGACAAGGCCcgggcagagaggaaggaggggagggatgggggggggggggggatgcaacCAGCCAACTACAGGATGCTGGGATGCTGTTTTCgagcgcttcctcctcctccgacaccaACTATTTTTTCGAAGTGCCaaaaaggatctctctctctctctctgctcaagtgtgtgtgtgtgtgtgtgtgtgtgtgtgtgtgtgtgtgtgtgtgtgttgagagtaccaggccttgtcaaactaccacaagaaccacaaaactacccaaggaaacactcacacagcccctacgaaagccttatcagctgtacgtgtgtgtgtgtgtgtgtgtgtgtgtgtgtgtgtgtgtgtgttgagagtaccaggccttgtcaaactaccactagaaccacaaaactacccaaggaaacactcacacagcccctacgaaagccttaccagctgtacgtgtgtgtgtgtgtgtgtgtgtgttgagagtacCAGGCCTTATCAATCTACCACTAGAACcacaaaactacccaaggaaacactcacacagcccctacgaaagccttaccagctgtgtgtgcgtgcgaggtGTTGAAAGTTAAGTTCCTTGCGGGGTGTTGCGTGGCGCCGGGCGTGAGGGCCAAGAATAGTTGAAGACATCATCCACACTTGAGCcccgaggagaggaggaggaggaggaggaggaggaggataggaaagagatgaagaagaaggaagggaaggagggaggaggtgatgagataggaggaggagaagaaggaggaggtggttaggGCTGGGAAGTGGACGTCTAAtgggtcatctcctcctcctcctcctcctcgtcctcctcctcctcctcctcgtcctcctcctcctcctcctcgtcctcctcctcctcctcctcgtcctcctcctcctcttcctcttcctcttaatgtGTCATCTCTTGTCGAAGTTGCGTAAGTTTTTTTTagtttaattttgtttgttttgtttgtttgttagtgtctctctctctctctctctctctctctctctctctctctctctctctctctctctctctctctctctctctctctctctctctctctctctctctctctctctctctctctctctctctcatacatcgcggtatgagagagagagagagagagagagagagagagagagagagagagagaaagagagagagagatagccttGAAGAAAGTTTTGTACACAGCGTTtgacactttctcctcctcctcctcctcctcctcctcctcctcttcttccatgtctcctcctcctcctcctcctcctcctcctcctcctcctcctccttcctcttcacctacAGCTTGCAttatccactttctcctcctcctcctcctccaccacctccattcctcctcctcttcctcctccacctctattcctcctcctcttcctcctccatgtctcctcctcttccacctctattcctcctcctcctcctcctcctcctccacctctattattcctcctcctcctctctctctctctctctctctctctctctctctctctctctctctctctctctctctctctctctctctctctctctctcttgttgccgACTAAACaacctctattcctctctctctctctctctctctctctctctctctctctctctctctctctctctctctctctctctctctctctctctctctctctctctctctctctctctctctctctctctctctctctctcgaactacccagagttacacacacacacacacacacacacacacacacacacacacacacacacacacacacacacagggacagagagagagagagagagagagagagagagagagagagagagagagagaggatcaaatCTGGGCCAGCTCTCTTCAAATTTATGTATGTAGATTAAGCattcctgtgtatgtgtgtgtgagtgtgtgtgtgtgtgtgtgtgtgtgtgtgtgtgtgtgtgtgtgtgtgtaattcaccaaggTCTGGGGATCGCTAACcaattccctcctctcctccacctcctcctcctcctcttcctcttcctctccacctacagctttcctcctcctcctcctccacggctccacagcaggcaacctcgtaatgagccaataggttttctgttgcccgtcattccatgtttccgtgtttccttccctccatcatccaTGTGACGGCtgacctcacacccacacacccgggaggcgggacacactGTTAgctcggtattacaagacaccttcgcttcaaccatcaactatttttaaaggtcacaGAGGgaggcaatcgggttctaatgagtgtttctttaggctcacggtacagaggaagggtcaaactaccaccagggtcaaaaaactacccctggaaacgcccaaaagtcctaggaaagccttgtcaaatatgtgtttctttaggttcacggtacagaggaagggtcaaactaccaccagggtcaaaaaactacccctggaaacgcccaaaagtcctaggaaagccttgtcaaatgggtgaacttaagcgacaaaatTTCGCATATCGGCATCCAAcctcatatatttgacaaggctttcgtaggagttgtgggcatttccaggggtagttttatgaccctggtggtagtgtgacccttccgctgtaccgtgaacctaaggaaacactaattagaacccaactgaccccctctttggccttttgaaatagttgatgtgaaaagtGAAGGCGTCTGACAATACCCTTCCTTCAAATCAACTCTTTTCTGAGGCCGTAGAGGAGATCaattggattctaatgagtgttttacaaggttcatggtacagaagctttatCAACCTACCAtctgggtcacaaaactacccaaggaaatgctcacaactcctaagaaatccttgtcaaatgtgtgcgcttgggGGATCAAAATGTTTAACCCCTTAAccgcggatttcccacaagaagacctcaccaagctacaggaatggaacaaaaagtggctgctacaattcaatgaggaaaaatgtaaagtcctgcaccttgggaggggatatccagcacaccaataccacatgggaaacactccactatccaccacagaggcagagaaggacctgggactatatgttaccaggctaccagtgaagggatatccagcacaccaataccacatgggaaacactccactatccaccacagaggcagagaaagacctgggagtgtatgttaccaggctaccagtgaagggatatccagcacaccaataccacatgggaaacactccactatccaccacagaggcagagaaagacctgggagtgtatgttaccaggctaccagtgaagggatatccagcacaccaataccacatggaaacactcactatccaccacagaggcagagaaagacctgggagtgtatgttaccaggctaccagtgaagggatatccagcacaccaataccacatgggaaacactccactatccaccacagaggcagagaaagacctgggagtgtatgttaccaggctaccagtgaagggatatccagcacaccaataccacatgggaaacactccactatccaccacagaggcagagaaagacctgggagtgtatgttaccaggctaccagtgaagggatatccagcacaccaataccacatgggaaacactccactatccaccacagaggcagagaaagacctgggagtgtatgttaccaggctaccagtgaagggatatccaacacaccaataccacatgggaaacactccactatccaccacagaggcagagaaagacctgggagtgtgtgttaccaggctaccagtgaagggatatccagcacaccaataccacatgggaaacactccactatccaccacagaggcagagaaagacctgggagtgtatgttaccaggctaccagtgaaagccaaatccgtaccaattgcagcggacgggttaagaataaGGTCCTCAACCCCCGACTGACAACTGGCAAGATCATTTCAATCTCTCCACGGGTGTATGGTCCCCAGACAGAAGACCCTCGGCTGCACAGCTTCGAAACTGACCACGGGGCGTTCTGGAGAATACTCTCGTTGAGGTCTGCGTATCCTTTTTCCTTGAGTGTTAGGCTGTGTCCCACTAAACACAGGAGGAACGGTGGATGAGTACCAGGGCGGCGCGCGGGCAGCTAAGTCGCCTCTTTCAGGAGCATAACTTGACCCGCCTTGCTTCTTGTCACAGGAACGAACGCAGCTCTTCACGCGTTTTGTTATTTCCCGAGAGAAGAGACATCAGTGTTCCGTCCAGGTAAACAGAAATGAACTATCTCAAGCGAGGACGATTctgaacccggtagcagcgacgggccaaatttgtggctttaccgtgtagcagcgatgggtcaaatttgtgccatgatataaaccccccaaaaatagatgatgcataaactgatcacaaatgctttgatatatattatgaaatggtttgtgtgagggatgatttttttctcatttttctcgcttggagggaccattaagaaacatggtccctgcAGCTGCCACCACCGAATTAAATGTTATGGCTAGCCTGACACCCGACGCCAAGGatgtgtatactctctctctctctctctctctctctctctctcgtcggtaaTTGAGATGTCAGTGTGTTGGTTGGTACGCCTCCCTCAGCCCTGCTCAGCGTGGGCCCAGCCAGGCCTAGCACGCCGCGCCGCGCATAGGGCCCGCTGTTACATCACCGCCGCGACGCAGGGAACCCAAGGCCGCCTGGAGGCCGCACTCAGGGGACCCGGACAAAAAGCGGTCATTGCAGCTTCCAGAGTTCACATGCCACAGACAGCAAGGGGCAGGGAAGGTATGCTCaacagccttgtgtgtgtgtgtgtgtgtgtgtgtgtgtgtttacctagttgtatttacctagtgtgtgtgtgtgtgtgtgtgtgtgtgtgtgtgtgtgtgtgtgtgtgtgtttacctagttgtatttacctagtgtgtgtgtgtgtgtgtgtgtgtgtgtgtgtgtgtgtgtgtgtttacctagttgtatttacctagtgtgtgtgtgtgtgtgtgtgtgtgtgtgtgtgtgtgtgtgtgtgtgtgtgtttacctagttgtatttacctagtgtgtgtgtctgtgtgtgtgtgtgtgtgtgtgtgtgtgtgtgtgtgtgtgtgtgtttctgtagttGTTttttgatagtgtgtgtgtgtgtgtgtgtgtgtgtgtgtgtgtgtgtgtgtgtgtgtgtgtgtgtttacctagttgtatttacctagtgtgtgtgtgtgtgtgtgtgtgtgtgtgtgtgtgtgagtatctATGTGTTtggcccgagtgtgtgtgtgtgtgtgtgtgtgtgtgtgtgtgtgtgtttagagttgTGTTtttagattgtgtgtgtgtgtgtgtgtgtgtgtgtgtgtgtgtgtgtgtgtgtttaatactgAGGATTACTCTTCGGCACTCATTTCACCGAGTGGACagatgcgacacacacacacacacacacacacacacacacacacacacacacacacacttcatccttATGAGATGAAATGTGTTAGTATTATAATcctgtattttatcttttttgaAAAACAAAAATCACATCAATCTGAAAACGCTTCCAGACCGCTGCCCGCTGG
This genomic window from Eriocheir sinensis breed Jianghai 21 chromosome 6, ASM2467909v1, whole genome shotgun sequence contains:
- the LOC126987325 gene encoding uncharacterized protein LOC126987325 isoform X12 produces the protein MWYWCAGYPFTGSLVTHTPRSFSASVVDSGVFPMWYWCAGYPFTGSLVTYTPRSFSASVVDSGVFPMWYWCAGYPFTGSLVTYTPRSFSASVVDSGVFPMWYWCAGYPFTGSLVTYTPRSFSASVVDSGVFPMWYWCAGYPFTGSLVTYTPRSFSASVVDSGVFPMWYWCAGYPFTGSLVTYTPRSFSASVVDSGVFPMWYWCAGYPFTGSLVTYTPRSFSASVVDSGVFPMWYWCAGYPFTGSLVTYTPRSFSASVVDSGVFPMWYWCAGYPFTGSLVTYTPRSSLPLWWIVECFPCGIGMLDIPSLVAW
- the LOC126987325 gene encoding uncharacterized protein LOC126987325 isoform X3, which gives rise to MWYWCAGYPFTGSLVTHTPRSFSASVVDSGVFPMWYWCVGYPFTGSLVTYTPRSFSASVVDSGVFPMWYWCAGYPFTGSLVTYTPRSFSASVVDSGVFPMWYWCAGYPFTGSLVTYTPRSFSASVVDSGVFPMWYWCAGYPFTGSLVTYTPRSFSASVVDSGVFPMWYWCAGYPFTGSLVTYTPRSFSASVVDSGVFPMWYWCAGYPFTGSLVTYTPRSFSASVVDSGVFPMWYWCAGYPFTGSLVTYTPRSFSASVVDSGVFPMWYWCAGYPFTGSLVTYTPRSFSASVVDSGVFPMWYWCAGYPFTGSLVTYTPRSFSASVVDSGVFPMWYWCAGYPFTGSLVTYTPRSFSASVVDSGVFPMWYWYAGYPLP
- the LOC126987325 gene encoding uncharacterized protein LOC126987325 isoform X7 — its product is MWYWCAGYPFTGSLVTHTPRSFSASVVDSGVFPMWYWCVGYPFTGSLVTYTPRSFSASVVDSGVFPMWYWCAGYPFTGSLVTYTPRSFSASVVDSGVFPMWYWCAGYPFTGSLVTYTPRSFSASVVDSGVFPMWYWCAGYPFTGSLVTYTPRSFSASVVDSGVFPMWYWCAGYPFTGSLVTYTPRSFSASVVDSGVFPMWYWCAGYPFTGSLVTYTPRSFSASVVDSGVFPMWYWCAGYPFTGSLVTYTPRSFSASVVDSGVFPMWYWCAGYPFTGSLVTYTPRSFSASVVDSGVFPMWYWCAGYPFTGSLVTYTPRSSLPLWWIVECFPCGIGMLDIPSLVAW
- the LOC126987325 gene encoding uncharacterized protein LOC126987325 isoform X14 translates to MWYWCAGYPFTGSLVTHTPRSFSASVVDSGVFPMWYWCVGYPFTGSLVTYTPRSFSASVVDSGVFPMWYWCAGYPFTGSLVTYTPRSFSASVVDSGVFPMWYWCAGYPFTGSLVTYTPRSFSASVVDSGVFPMWYWCAGYPFTGSLVTYTPRSFSASVVDSGVFPMWYWCAGYPFTGSLVTYTPRSFSASVVDSGVFPMWYWCAGYPFTGSLVTYTPRSFSASVVDSGVFPMWYWCAGYPFTGSLVTYTPRSFSASVVDSGVFPMWYWCAGYPFTGSLVTYTPRSSLPLWWIVECFPCGIGMLDIPSLVAW
- the LOC126987325 gene encoding uncharacterized protein LOC126987325 isoform X5 — protein: MWYWCVGYPFTGSLVTYTPRSFSASVVDSGVFPMWYWCAGYPFTGSLVTYTPRSFSASVVDSGVFPMWYWCAGYPFTGSLVTYTPRSFSASVVDSGVFPMWYWCAGYPFTGSLVTYTPRSFSASVVDSGVFPMWYWCAGYPFTGSLVTYTPRSFSASVVDSGVFPMWYWCAGYPFTGSLVTYTPRSFSASVVDSGVFPMWYWCAGYPFTGSLVTYTPRSFSASVVDSGVFPMWYWCAGYPFTGSLVTYTPRSFSASVVDSGVFPMWYWCAGYPFTGSLVTYTPRSFSASVVDSGVFPMWYWCAGYPFTGSLVTYTPRSSLPLWWIVECFPCGIGMLDIPSLVAW
- the LOC126987325 gene encoding uncharacterized protein LOC126987325 isoform X11, which produces MWYWCAGYPFTGSLVTHTPRSFSASVVDSGVFPMWYWCVGYPFTGSLVTYTPRSFSASVVDSGVFPMWYWCAGYPFTGSLVTYTPRSFSASVVDSGVFPMWYWCAGYPFTGSLVTYTPRSFSASVVDSGVFPMWYWCAGYPFTGSLVTYTPRSFSASVVDSGVFPMWYWCAGYPFTGSLVTYTPRSFSASVVDSGVFPMWYWCAGYPFTGSLVTYTPRSFSASVVDSGVFPMWYWCAGYPFTGSLVTYTPRSFSASVVDSGVFPMWYWCAGYPFTGSLVTYTPRSSLPLWWIVECFPCGIGMLDIPSLVAW
- the LOC126987325 gene encoding uncharacterized protein LOC126987325 isoform X9, with the protein product MWYWCAGYPFTGSLVTHTPRSFSASVVDSGVFPMWYWCVGYPFTGSLVTYTPRSFSASVVDSGVFPMWYWCAGYPFTGSLVTYTPRSFSASVVDSGVFPMWYWCAGYPFTGSLVTYTPRSFSASVVDSGVFPMWYWCAGYPFTGSLVTYTPRSFSASVVDSGVFPMWYWCAGYPFTGSLVTYTPRSFSASVVDSGVFPMWYWCAGYPFTGSLVTYTPRSFSASVVDSGVFPMWYWCAGYPFTGSLVTYTPRSFSASVVDSGVFPMWYWCAGYPFTGSLVTYTPRSSLPLWWIVECFPCGIGMLDIPSLVAW
- the LOC126987325 gene encoding uncharacterized protein LOC126987325 isoform X6, which produces MWYWCAGYPFTGSLVTHTPRSFSASVVDSGVFPMWYWCAGYPFTGSLVTYTPRSFSASVVDSGVFPMWYWCAGYPFTGSLVTYTPRSFSASVVDSGVFPMWYWCAGYPFTGSLVTYTPRSFSASVVDSGVFPMWYWCAGYPFTGSLVTYTPRSFSASVVDSGVFPMWYWCAGYPFTGSLVTYTPRSFSASVVDSGVFPMWYWCAGYPFTGSLVTYTPRSFSASVVDSGVFPMWYWCAGYPFTGSLVTYTPRSFSASVVDSGVFPMWYWCAGYPFTGSLVTYTPRSFSASVVDSGVFPMWYWCAGYPFTGSLVTYTPRSSLPLWWIVECFPCGIGMLDIPSLVAW
- the LOC126987325 gene encoding uncharacterized protein LOC126987325 isoform X2 — protein: MWYWCAGYPFTGSLVTHTPRSFSASVVDSGVFPMWYWCVGYPFTGSLVTYTPRSFSASVVDSGVFPMWYWCAGYPFTGSLVTYTPRSFSASVVDSGVFPMWYWCAGYPFTGSLVTYTPRSFSASVVDSGVFPMWYWCAGYPFTGSLVTYTPRSFSASVVDSGVFPMWYWCAGYPFTGSLVTYTPRSFSASVVDSGVFPMWYWCAGYPFTGSLVTYSPRSFSASVVDSGVFPMWYWCAGYPFTGSLVTYTPRSFSASVVDSGVFPMWYWCAGYPFTGSLVTYTPRSFSASVVDSGVFPMWYWCAGYPFTGSLVTYTPRSFSASVVDSGVFPMWYWCAGYPFTGSLVTYTPRSSLPLWWIVECFPCGIGMLDIPSLVAW
- the LOC126987325 gene encoding uncharacterized protein LOC126987325 isoform X8, whose translation is MWYWCAGYPFTGSLVTHTPRSFSASVVDSGVFPMWYWCVGYPFTGSLVTYTPRSFSASVVDSGVFPMWYWCAGYPFTGSLVTYTPRSFSASVVDSGVFPMWYWCAGYPFTGSLVTYTPRSFSASVVDSGVFPMWYWCAGYPFTGSLVTYTPRSFSASVVDSGVFPMWYWCAGYPFTGSLVTYTPRSFSASVVDSGVFPMWYWCAGYPFTGSLVTYSPRSFSASVVDSGVFPMWYWCAGYPFTGSLVTYTPRSFSASVVDSGVFPMWYWCAGYPFTGSLVTYTPRSFSASVVDSGVFPMWYWCAGYPFTGSLVTYTPRSSLPLWWIVECFPCGIGMLDIPSLVAW
- the LOC126987325 gene encoding uncharacterized protein LOC126987325 isoform X10 → MWYWCAGYPFTGSLVTYTPRSFSASVVDSGVFPMWYWCAGYPFTGSLVTYTPRSFSASVVDSGVFPMWYWCAGYPFTGSLVTYTPRSFSASVVDSGVFPMWYWCAGYPFTGSLVTYTPRSFSASVVDSGVFPMWYWCAGYPFTGSLVTYTPRSFSASVVDSGVFPMWYWCAGYPFTGSLVTYTPRSFSASVVDSGVFPMWYWCAGYPFTGSLVTYTPRSFSASVVDSGVFPMWYWCAGYPFTGSLVTYTPRSFSASVVDSGVFPMWYWCAGYPFTGSLVTYTPRSSLPLWWIVECFPCGIGMLDIPSLVAW
- the LOC126987325 gene encoding uncharacterized protein LOC126987325 isoform X1, which codes for MWYWCAGYPFTGSLVTHTPRSFSASVVDSGVFPMWYWCVGYPFTGSLVTYTPRSFSASVVDSGVFPMWYWCAGYPFTGSLVTYTPRSFSASVVDSGVFPMWYWCAGYPFTGSLVTYTPRSFSASVVDSGVFPMWYWCAGYPFTGSLVTYTPRSFSASVVDSGVFPMWYWCAGYPFTGSLVTYTPRSFSASVVDSGVFPMWYWCAGYPFTGSLVTYTPRSFSASVVDSGVFPMWYWCAGYPFTGSLVTYTPRSFSASVVDSGVFPMWYWCAGYPFTGSLVTYTPRSFSASVVDSGVFPMWYWCAGYPFTGSLVTYTPRSFSASVVDSGVFPMWYWCAGYPFTGSLVTYTPRSSLPLWWIVECFPCGIGMLDIPSLVAW